The Bradyrhizobium ottawaense genome window below encodes:
- the ilvN gene encoding acetolactate synthase small subunit produces MNQPASAYFIEERHDPNETHTLAVLVQNEPGVLARVIGLFSGRGYNIESLTVSETEAQKHLSRITIVTTGTPMVIAQIKNQLDRMIPVYQVVDMTQTRRSIERELAMVKVRGQGEHRVEALRLADAFRARVIDATTESFVFEITGNTDKINQYIDLMRPLGLVEVSRTGVAAIGRGPEGM; encoded by the coding sequence ATGAACCAGCCCGCATCCGCCTACTTCATCGAAGAGCGCCACGATCCGAACGAGACGCACACGCTTGCCGTGCTCGTGCAGAACGAGCCGGGCGTGCTCGCGCGCGTCATCGGCCTGTTCTCGGGCCGCGGCTACAACATCGAAAGCCTTACGGTCTCGGAGACCGAGGCCCAGAAACATCTGTCGCGCATCACCATCGTCACCACGGGCACGCCGATGGTGATCGCGCAGATCAAGAACCAGCTCGACCGCATGATCCCGGTCTACCAGGTGGTCGACATGACCCAGACCCGGCGCTCGATCGAGCGGGAGCTGGCGATGGTGAAGGTGCGTGGGCAGGGCGAGCACCGGGTCGAGGCGCTCAGGCTCGCGGATGCGTTCCGCGCCCGCGTGATCGACGCAACGACCGAGAGCTTTGTGTTCGAGATCACAGGCAATACGGACAAGATCAATCAATATATCGACCTGATGCGCCCGCTCGGCCTCGTCGAGGTGTCGCGCACCGGTGTTGCCGCGATCGGCCGCGGGCCCGAAGGGATGTGA
- a CDS encoding class I SAM-dependent methyltransferase — protein sequence MLARDWYYNERNRMGIEPAVASIYDAHDDADLRARAALKMLGVQRGWRIADIGCGNGVLATEAALLGAEVDAIDISPAMLALAEIYARDRKAPVRTQSAGLLSFAYRPESYDLIVSEFTLHHLPDFWKAVAMSRIFRALKPGASFYLRDIVYASMPDAIERDVEQWADYHIKNHDFSREGVVMHMRDEYSTFGWVMERMLTDVGFTLVSADYHAPMHGTYLLRKPRAGEQG from the coding sequence ATGCTGGCGCGCGACTGGTACTATAACGAGCGGAACCGGATGGGGATCGAGCCCGCGGTGGCCTCGATCTACGACGCCCACGACGATGCCGATCTGCGGGCGCGCGCCGCGCTGAAAATGCTGGGAGTCCAGCGCGGCTGGCGCATCGCCGACATCGGCTGCGGCAACGGCGTGCTGGCGACCGAAGCCGCGCTGCTGGGTGCCGAGGTCGACGCCATCGACATCTCGCCGGCGATGCTGGCGCTTGCCGAGATCTACGCGCGTGATCGCAAGGCGCCCGTGCGCACCCAGTCCGCCGGCCTGCTCAGCTTCGCCTATCGGCCGGAATCCTACGATCTGATCGTCAGCGAATTCACGCTGCACCATTTGCCGGATTTCTGGAAGGCGGTCGCGATGTCGCGAATTTTTCGCGCGCTCAAGCCGGGCGCGAGCTTTTATTTGCGCGATATCGTCTATGCCTCCATGCCCGACGCGATCGAGCGCGACGTGGAGCAATGGGCCGACTACCACATCAAGAATCACGATTTTTCGCGCGAGGGCGTGGTGATGCATATGCGCGACGAATATTCCACCTTCGGCTGGGTGATGGAGCGGATGCTGACCGACGTCGGTTTCACGCTGGTCTCGGCCGATTACCACGCACCGATGCACGGCACGTATCTGCTGCGCAAACCAAGAGCCGGCGAGCAAGGCTAG
- a CDS encoding EamA family transporter translates to MKPADILIAILVAIIWGLAFVASRIALDEFSPELMTAMRFSIAALPCLFIPKPKVAWSLLIAISFTLFLGQFLSQAYGIAHGVPVGLTSVVVQSQALFTIGFAAIAFGERPTPVQTLGIVIAAIGLLMICGTVGYDFSVAAFAVLMIAPICFAVGNLLLRGARGAPMFDLFAWLCLTAALPLFALALVVNGPMPTFESLIHMSLTGLICLLVIGAISTSIAYWLWGRLLRDYPAALVVPFALLVPFVGSAASSIVFGERFGPLRLAGMLTVIGGIAVMVLAKRPKALPEEPLPKTA, encoded by the coding sequence ATGAAGCCGGCCGATATCCTCATCGCCATCCTGGTGGCGATCATCTGGGGGCTTGCCTTCGTGGCAAGCCGGATCGCGCTCGACGAGTTTTCGCCGGAACTGATGACCGCGATGCGCTTTTCCATCGCCGCGCTGCCGTGCCTGTTCATCCCCAAGCCGAAAGTCGCATGGTCGCTTCTGATCGCGATCAGCTTCACGTTGTTCCTCGGTCAATTCCTGAGCCAGGCCTATGGTATCGCCCATGGCGTGCCCGTGGGGCTGACCAGCGTCGTGGTGCAGAGCCAGGCCCTGTTCACCATCGGATTTGCCGCGATCGCCTTCGGCGAACGGCCGACGCCGGTCCAGACGCTCGGCATCGTCATCGCGGCGATCGGCCTGCTCATGATCTGCGGCACGGTTGGTTATGATTTCAGTGTCGCTGCATTTGCGGTGCTGATGATCGCTCCGATCTGCTTTGCCGTCGGCAATCTCCTGCTGCGCGGCGCCCGCGGCGCGCCGATGTTCGATTTGTTTGCCTGGCTCTGCCTCACCGCCGCGTTGCCGCTGTTTGCGCTTGCACTGGTCGTCAACGGGCCAATGCCGACCTTCGAGTCGCTGATCCACATGTCACTGACCGGCTTGATCTGCCTGCTGGTGATCGGCGCCATCTCGACCAGCATCGCCTATTGGCTCTGGGGCCGGCTGCTGCGCGACTATCCCGCCGCGCTGGTGGTGCCGTTCGCGCTGCTGGTCCCGTTCGTCGGCTCGGCCGCCTCCAGCATCGTGTTCGGCGAGCGGTTCGGACCCCTGCGGCTGGCCGGCATGCTGACCGTGATCGGCGGTATCGCGGTGATGGTGCTGGCGAAGCGGCCCAAGGCGTTACCCGAAGAACCGTTGCCGAAAACGGCGTGA
- a CDS encoding LysE family translocator — protein sequence MSQSLFYAFLIFMVVMYFTPGPNNIMLLSSGLTYGFRRTIPHIVGVVIGFAFMIAAVGLGLGSAFLAYPILQTLLKYAGAAYLVYLAAVIAMSGPTKPGEGDGRRPMTFWGAAMFQWINAKGWVIVIGTITAFAAIAQFPLNIAIQTLISLLVGSVSCVVWALFGTALRPVLTSERLVRAFNILMAILLLVSLYPVFMDA from the coding sequence ATGTCCCAGTCGCTGTTCTACGCCTTCCTGATCTTCATGGTCGTGATGTATTTCACGCCCGGGCCGAACAACATCATGCTGCTGTCCTCGGGCCTGACCTACGGCTTCCGCCGCACCATCCCCCACATTGTCGGCGTCGTCATCGGCTTCGCCTTCATGATCGCCGCCGTCGGCCTCGGGCTCGGCTCGGCGTTCCTGGCCTACCCGATCCTCCAGACTCTCCTGAAATATGCCGGTGCGGCCTATCTCGTTTATCTTGCTGCCGTGATCGCCATGTCCGGCCCGACCAAGCCGGGTGAAGGTGATGGTCGCCGTCCGATGACCTTCTGGGGCGCAGCCATGTTCCAGTGGATCAATGCCAAGGGCTGGGTGATCGTGATCGGCACCATCACCGCCTTTGCGGCCATCGCCCAATTCCCGCTCAACATCGCGATCCAGACCCTGATCAGCCTGCTGGTGGGGTCAGTGTCGTGCGTGGTCTGGGCGCTGTTCGGTACCGCGTTGCGGCCGGTCCTGACCTCCGAGCGGCTGGTCCGCGCCTTCAATATCCTGATGGCGATCCTGCTGCTGGTCTCCCTCTACCCCGTCTTCATGGATGCATGA
- the ilvC gene encoding ketol-acid reductoisomerase, whose product MRVYYDRDADLNLIKGKKVAIVGYGSQGHAHALNLKDSGVKDVAIALRKDSGSVKKAEAAGFKVMEVAEAAKWADLVMMLTPDELQGDIYREHLHDNMKKGAALVFAHGLNVHFNLLDPRADLDVLMIAPKGPGHTVRSEYQRGGGVPCLIAIAKDVSGNAHDLGLSYASAVGGGRAGIIETTFKEECETDLFGEQVVLCGGLVELIKGGYETLVEAGYAPEMAYFECLHEVKLIVDLIYEGGIANMNYSISNTAEYGEYVTGPRIVTAETKAEMKRVLADIQGGKFARDWMLENKVNQTSFKATRAKLAQHPIEEVGAKLRDMMPWIKKGALVDKSKN is encoded by the coding sequence ATGCGTGTTTATTACGATCGCGACGCCGACCTGAACCTGATCAAGGGCAAGAAGGTCGCCATCGTCGGCTATGGCAGCCAGGGCCACGCCCATGCGCTCAACCTGAAGGATTCCGGCGTCAAGGACGTCGCCATTGCGCTGCGCAAGGACTCGGGCTCGGTCAAGAAGGCGGAAGCCGCCGGCTTCAAGGTGATGGAAGTCGCCGAAGCCGCCAAATGGGCCGACCTCGTCATGATGCTGACCCCGGACGAGCTCCAGGGCGACATCTACCGCGAGCACCTGCACGACAACATGAAGAAGGGCGCCGCCCTGGTGTTCGCGCACGGCCTCAACGTCCACTTCAACCTGCTCGACCCGCGCGCCGATCTCGACGTGCTCATGATCGCGCCGAAGGGCCCCGGCCACACCGTGCGCTCGGAGTATCAGCGCGGCGGCGGCGTGCCCTGCCTGATCGCGATCGCCAAGGACGTCTCGGGCAACGCCCATGACCTCGGCCTGTCCTATGCTTCGGCTGTCGGCGGTGGCCGCGCCGGCATCATCGAGACCACCTTCAAGGAAGAGTGCGAGACCGATCTTTTCGGCGAGCAGGTGGTGCTCTGCGGCGGCCTGGTCGAGTTGATCAAGGGCGGCTACGAGACCCTGGTCGAAGCCGGCTACGCGCCGGAGATGGCCTATTTCGAGTGCCTGCACGAAGTGAAGCTGATCGTCGACCTGATCTATGAAGGCGGCATCGCCAACATGAACTACTCGATCTCCAACACTGCGGAGTATGGCGAGTACGTCACCGGCCCGCGCATCGTCACCGCCGAGACCAAGGCCGAGATGAAGCGCGTTCTCGCCGACATCCAGGGCGGCAAGTTCGCCCGCGACTGGATGCTCGAGAACAAGGTCAACCAGACCTCGTTCAAGGCGACCCGCGCCAAGCTCGCCCAGCACCCGATCGAGGAGGTCGGCGCCAAGCTGCGCGACATGATGCCCTGGATCAAGAAGGGCGCGCTGGTCGACAAGTCGAAGAACTAA
- a CDS encoding SDR family oxidoreductase — translation MRSVVVTGASTGIGWATAKFLIERGFRVFGSVRKQADADRLKAELGANFAPLLFDVTDEAAVLAAARTVREALGGETLAGLVNNAGIAVAGPVLELSADDFRRQMDINVIGPVIATQAFGPLLGADPSLKGPKGRIVMISSVAGKNGNPLSAPYCASKHAVEGLSESLRRELMLFGIDVIIVAPGAVKTPIWSKAEQTDLSVYQNSPYLPALNKVMAFMMDLGAKGLPAERIAEIVFEALTAVSPKVRYQITPDPLRHLIGAVLPKRTVDRIIAKRLGLLPQG, via the coding sequence ATGCGATCTGTCGTCGTCACCGGTGCGTCCACCGGCATCGGCTGGGCCACAGCAAAATTCCTGATTGAGCGCGGCTTTCGCGTGTTCGGCAGCGTCCGCAAGCAGGCCGATGCCGACAGGCTCAAGGCCGAGCTCGGCGCCAATTTCGCGCCGCTGCTGTTCGACGTCACCGATGAGGCTGCGGTCCTTGCTGCCGCGCGAACAGTCCGCGAGGCGCTGGGCGGCGAGACGCTGGCCGGCCTCGTCAACAATGCCGGCATCGCGGTCGCAGGCCCCGTGCTCGAATTGTCGGCCGATGATTTCCGCCGCCAGATGGACATCAACGTCATCGGCCCTGTGATCGCGACGCAGGCGTTCGGGCCGCTGCTCGGGGCGGACCCGTCGCTGAAGGGGCCGAAGGGGCGGATCGTGATGATCAGCTCGGTCGCGGGCAAGAACGGCAATCCGCTGTCGGCGCCCTACTGCGCCTCCAAGCACGCCGTCGAGGGACTGTCGGAAAGCCTGCGCCGCGAATTGATGCTGTTCGGCATCGACGTCATCATCGTCGCCCCCGGCGCGGTGAAGACGCCGATCTGGAGCAAGGCCGAACAGACAGATCTGTCCGTTTACCAGAACTCGCCCTATCTGCCGGCGTTGAACAAGGTCATGGCCTTCATGATGGACCTCGGCGCGAAGGGCCTGCCGGCCGAGCGGATCGCCGAGATCGTGTTCGAGGCGCTGACGGCGGTAAGCCCCAAGGTGCGCTACCAAATCACGCCCGACCCGCTGCGCCATCTGATCGGCGCCGTACTGCCGAAACGGACGGTCGATCGCATCATCGCCAAGCGGCTCGGGCTGCTGCCGCAGGGGTGA
- a CDS encoding sulfatase-like hydrolase/transferase, with the protein MASAPNPGPSAATAVLASVAALGIWRLLAVAAPHLAALALMYQTETDFGSRLSFALAWGILNFFWITLLRRPALSGALSLTMVVVLVLLSRLKHDVVQMTVNFIDLMMIDRDTVAFLFTIFPNLRWSVILAGFVTLPLMYALWWLDPFRIRRLPALACKLACLAALVGYSLYHPDEAWRGYYDDGYLSKFFRSGVSSVSDFVQYGFMESAAATNERLNMPLVDSCHPAGRRPNIIMIHDESSFDIRAAQGIKVPQGYGSHFKSWDGRQRTFLAESNGGPSWFTEYNVLAGLSSRSFGRFAYFVTRIASNRVERGLPLALRRCGYDTMSLYPAHGGFMAARSFQITTGIERFLDAKDLGAKDVEPDGFFYDKALQLMGQQPPNKPLFTFIYLGANHFPWETRFRPDLLPNWRAPGNVASIDEYLRRQAISAEQYKAFVAGLKKTFPGEPFLIVRYGDHQPEFAPGILEPGLDEGALGKKLDAYDPRLYATYYAIDAVNFEPVRSEAVMDTIDGPYLPLVIQEAAGIPLDPSFAEQKEIMLRCKGVFYSCKDGAEARRLNRLLINAGMIRGL; encoded by the coding sequence ATGGCGTCCGCGCCCAATCCAGGTCCTTCTGCCGCCACCGCCGTCCTCGCCAGCGTCGCCGCGCTCGGCATCTGGCGGCTGCTCGCGGTTGCCGCGCCGCATCTGGCCGCGCTCGCGCTGATGTACCAGACCGAGACCGATTTCGGCTCGCGCCTCTCCTTCGCGCTGGCCTGGGGCATCCTCAATTTTTTCTGGATCACGCTGCTGCGCCGGCCGGCGCTCTCCGGCGCGCTGTCGCTGACCATGGTCGTGGTGCTGGTGCTGCTGTCGCGGCTCAAGCACGACGTCGTCCAGATGACGGTCAACTTCATCGACCTGATGATGATCGACCGCGACACCGTCGCGTTCCTGTTCACGATCTTCCCGAATTTGCGCTGGTCGGTGATCCTGGCCGGCTTCGTCACGCTGCCGCTGATGTATGCGCTGTGGTGGCTCGATCCGTTCCGTATCCGCCGTCTGCCGGCGCTCGCCTGCAAGCTGGCCTGCCTTGCCGCGCTGGTCGGCTATTCGCTCTATCATCCGGACGAAGCCTGGCGCGGCTATTACGACGACGGCTATCTGTCGAAATTCTTCCGCTCCGGCGTCAGCTCCGTCTCCGACTTCGTGCAATACGGCTTCATGGAATCGGCCGCCGCCACCAACGAGCGGCTCAACATGCCGCTGGTCGATTCCTGCCATCCGGCCGGCCGCCGGCCGAACATCATCATGATCCATGATGAATCGAGCTTCGACATCCGCGCCGCCCAGGGCATCAAGGTGCCGCAGGGCTATGGCAGCCACTTCAAATCCTGGGACGGCAGGCAGCGCACGTTCCTGGCCGAGAGCAATGGCGGGCCGAGCTGGTTCACCGAATACAACGTGCTCGCAGGCCTCTCCTCGCGCTCGTTCGGCCGCTTCGCCTATTTCGTGACGCGCATCGCCTCGAACCGCGTCGAGCGCGGCCTGCCGCTGGCGCTGCGCCGTTGCGGCTACGACACGATGTCGCTCTATCCCGCCCATGGCGGCTTCATGGCCGCGCGCAGCTTCCAGATAACGACCGGCATCGAACGCTTCCTCGACGCCAAGGACCTCGGTGCCAAGGACGTCGAGCCCGACGGCTTCTTCTACGACAAGGCGCTCCAGCTGATGGGTCAGCAGCCGCCCAACAAGCCGCTGTTCACCTTCATCTATCTCGGTGCCAATCATTTCCCCTGGGAGACGCGCTTCCGTCCCGACCTGCTGCCGAACTGGCGCGCGCCGGGCAATGTGGCTTCCATCGACGAATATCTGCGCAGGCAGGCGATCAGCGCCGAGCAATACAAGGCGTTCGTCGCGGGCCTGAAGAAGACGTTCCCGGGCGAGCCCTTCCTGATCGTGCGCTATGGCGATCATCAGCCTGAGTTTGCACCGGGTATCCTCGAGCCCGGGCTCGACGAGGGCGCTCTCGGCAAGAAGCTGGACGCCTACGATCCGCGTCTCTACGCGACCTATTATGCGATCGATGCCGTCAATTTCGAGCCGGTCAGAAGCGAGGCCGTGATGGACACGATCGACGGTCCTTATCTGCCGCTGGTGATCCAGGAGGCCGCCGGCATCCCGCTCGATCCGTCCTTCGCCGAGCAGAAGGAGATCATGCTCCGCTGCAAGGGCGTTTTCTACAGCTGCAAGGACGGCGCTGAAGCGCGGCGGCTGAACCGCCTGCTGATCAATGCGGGGATGATCAGGGGGCTGTAG
- a CDS encoding ABC transporter permease/substrate-binding protein → MSFLADPRWGEALAHLPDYLGNHVRVSLAALALGLAVSLPLAMLTRNRPAPRAILLAIASIVQTVPGLALLALFYPLLLLAASVTLAWFGVSFSAFGFLPAMLALALYSMLPVLRNGITGLNGIDPALIEAAKGVGMTARQSLVMVELPLALPVMMAGIRTAAVWVIGTATLSTPIGQTSLGNYIFAGLQTQNWVFVLFGCFASALLALAVDQLLGLIESGLRRRGRARTALGAAGIAALVAATLVPTMGRSSQGYVVGAKTFAEQYVLSALLRDRLQAAGLSATARSGLGSSVIFGALKAGDIDLYVDYSGTLWANQLHRTDIKPRAELLTDLKTSLAKDNITLLGELGFENAYALVLPKKRAEALHIRTIADLAAHASTMSIAGDYEFFSRPEWAALQKAYGLSFRAQRQMQPDFMYAAVASGEVDVIAGYTSDGLIAKYDLVALDDPRHAIPPYDAILLLAPKRAGDERLKTALQPMLGKIDIATMREANLRASGNDANSSPDAVAKWLWEKVGGR, encoded by the coding sequence ATGAGCTTCCTCGCCGATCCACGCTGGGGCGAGGCGCTGGCGCATCTGCCCGATTATCTCGGCAATCATGTGCGGGTGAGTCTTGCCGCGCTCGCGCTCGGCCTTGCCGTCAGCCTGCCGCTGGCGATGCTGACGCGCAACCGCCCGGCGCCGCGAGCCATCCTGCTCGCAATCGCCAGCATCGTGCAGACGGTGCCGGGCCTGGCGCTGCTCGCGCTGTTCTATCCGCTGCTGCTGCTGGCCGCCTCGGTGACGCTGGCCTGGTTCGGCGTGTCCTTCTCGGCGTTCGGCTTCCTGCCGGCGATGCTGGCGCTGGCGCTCTATTCGATGCTGCCGGTGTTGCGCAACGGCATCACCGGGCTCAATGGTATCGATCCCGCGCTGATCGAGGCCGCCAAGGGCGTCGGCATGACGGCGCGGCAGTCGCTGGTCATGGTCGAGCTGCCGCTGGCGCTGCCGGTGATGATGGCGGGCATCCGCACCGCCGCGGTGTGGGTGATCGGCACCGCGACGCTGTCGACGCCGATCGGCCAGACCAGCCTCGGCAATTACATCTTCGCCGGGCTTCAAACCCAGAACTGGGTGTTCGTGCTGTTCGGCTGCTTTGCCTCGGCCCTGCTCGCGCTCGCCGTCGACCAGCTGCTCGGCCTGATCGAGAGCGGTCTGCGCCGCCGCGGCCGCGCCCGAACCGCGCTCGGCGCGGCCGGAATCGCAGCGCTGGTCGCCGCAACGCTGGTGCCGACGATGGGGCGCTCGTCGCAGGGCTACGTCGTCGGCGCCAAGACCTTCGCCGAGCAATATGTGCTGTCGGCGCTACTGAGGGACCGCCTCCAGGCCGCCGGTCTGTCCGCAACGGCGCGCTCGGGCCTCGGCTCCAGCGTGATCTTCGGGGCGTTGAAGGCCGGCGACATCGATCTCTATGTGGATTATTCCGGCACGCTCTGGGCCAACCAGCTGCATCGCACCGACATCAAGCCGCGCGCAGAGCTGTTGACGGATTTGAAGACAAGCCTGGCAAAGGACAACATCACCCTGCTCGGCGAGCTCGGCTTCGAGAATGCCTATGCGCTGGTGCTTCCGAAGAAGCGCGCCGAGGCGCTTCATATCCGCACTATCGCCGATCTCGCCGCGCACGCATCGACGATGTCGATTGCCGGCGACTACGAGTTCTTCTCGCGCCCGGAATGGGCGGCGCTGCAAAAGGCCTATGGCCTCTCATTCCGCGCCCAGCGCCAGATGCAGCCCGACTTCATGTATGCAGCGGTTGCAAGCGGCGAAGTCGACGTGATCGCCGGCTACACCAGCGACGGGTTGATCGCAAAGTACGATCTGGTCGCGCTCGACGATCCCAGGCACGCGATCCCGCCCTACGACGCCATCCTGCTGCTGGCCCCGAAACGTGCCGGCGACGAGCGGCTCAAGACAGCGCTGCAGCCAATGCTCGGCAAGATCGACATCGCCACCATGCGCGAGGCGAATCTACGCGCCAGCGGCAACGACGCGAATTCCTCGCCGGATGCGGTCGCGAAGTGGCTATGGGAGAAGGTAGGCGGGCGGTAG